In Thermodesulfovibrio thiophilus DSM 17215, the genomic window GGGACAACTAATCAAAAATTATGACGACACATTATTTATTGTAGATGCAATTTCTGCACTGGTTGCACATGATATTAAAACAGATGACTGGGCAATTGATGTGATGGTAAGCGGTTCACAGAAAGGTTTCATGCTTCCGCCAGGACTTGCATTCGTAAGTGTGAGTGAAAAAGCATGGAAAAGAAATGAAAAATCAAAAACACCGAGATTTTATTTTAATCTTAAAAAAGAGAGGGAAAATCTTTCAAAAAATCAAACAAATTTTACATCTGCTGTATCTTTGATCATAGGTCTCAATGAAGCTTTGAAATTGCTGCAGAAAGAAGGACTTGATCAGGTATTTAGAAGACATTCTCTTTTAGCTCATGCTACAAGAGAAGCTGTTAAAGAAATCGGGCTTAAGATTTTTCCAAAAGGAACTCCTAGCAATGCTGTAACAGCTATTGAAGCACCTCAAGGAATTGATGGACAGGTTATTTATAAAACATTAAGAGAAAAATATGGAGTTACAGCAGCCGGTGGACAGGATAAACTTAAAGGTAAAATATTTCGATTTGCTCATCTTGGATATGCTGATAAATTCGATGTAATTGTTGGAATATCCGCCTTAGAGATGACACTTAAAGACCTCGGGTATTCCATTGTTTTAGGGAAAGGAGTTGGT contains:
- a CDS encoding pyridoxal-phosphate-dependent aminotransferase family protein, with product MILKKYLLAPGPTPVPPEVLLSMAMPVIHHRSADFLPVLDSAKKGLQWIYQTKNDVLILCSTGTGGMVASVNNFFSPGQKVIVINGGKFGERWVKIAQAYGLNVIEIPVEWGYSIDINTVEEELKKHPDIKGVFIQASETSTGAYHDIKTLGQLIKNYDDTLFIVDAISALVAHDIKTDDWAIDVMVSGSQKGFMLPPGLAFVSVSEKAWKRNEKSKTPRFYFNLKKERENLSKNQTNFTSAVSLIIGLNEALKLLQKEGLDQVFRRHSLLAHATREAVKEIGLKIFPKGTPSNAVTAIEAPQGIDGQVIYKTLREKYGVTAAGGQDKLKGKIFRFAHLGYADKFDVIVGISALEMTLKDLGYSIVLGKGVGKAEEIFSKEDTL